A stretch of the Verrucomicrobiia bacterium genome encodes the following:
- the dapA gene encoding 4-hydroxy-tetrahydrodipicolinate synthase, translated as MFSGTFTAIVTPFRRGLLDEEALGRLIEAQVRGGVDGIVPVGTTGESPTLDCEEHIRVVELSVRHAAGRIRVIAGTGGNSTREAIDLTRRAEAVGADATLQVAPYYNKPTQEGLFQHFKAVAGSTGLPVMLYSIPGRCGVEIAVDTVVRLAGACRNVVSLKEAGGSCDRISLLKAALPDRFSLLSGDDSLTLPFMAVGARGVVSVASNVAPRQVSAMVRRFLEGDARGAARIHARLFPLFRNLFVETNPAPVKSALETLGFLRDGLRLPLVPVSAENRRLIRRTLRETGVLRGAR; from the coding sequence ATGTTTTCCGGTACGTTCACGGCCATCGTCACCCCGTTCCGTCGCGGCCTCCTCGATGAGGAGGCCCTCGGACGGTTGATCGAAGCCCAGGTCCGCGGTGGCGTGGATGGGATCGTTCCGGTGGGCACGACCGGGGAGTCCCCCACGCTGGATTGCGAGGAGCACATCCGGGTGGTGGAGCTGTCGGTGCGGCATGCCGCGGGCCGGATCCGGGTCATTGCAGGCACTGGCGGCAATTCCACGCGCGAGGCCATTGATCTCACGCGGCGCGCGGAGGCCGTGGGTGCGGATGCCACGCTCCAGGTGGCGCCGTATTACAACAAGCCCACGCAGGAAGGGTTGTTCCAGCATTTCAAGGCGGTCGCCGGGAGCACGGGCCTGCCGGTGATGCTGTACAGCATCCCCGGGCGGTGTGGCGTGGAGATCGCCGTGGACACCGTGGTCCGCCTCGCCGGGGCGTGCCGAAACGTGGTGTCCCTGAAGGAGGCCGGAGGGTCGTGTGACCGGATCAGTCTGCTGAAGGCCGCGTTGCCGGACCGTTTCTCGCTGCTGAGTGGCGATGACTCGCTGACCCTCCCGTTCATGGCCGTTGGCGCGAGGGGCGTGGTGAGCGTGGCGTCCAATGTCGCCCCCCGACAGGTGTCGGCGATGGTGCGCCGGTTCCTGGAGGGCGACGCCCGGGGGGCCGCCCGGATTCATGCCCGGCTGTTTCCGCTGTTCCGCAATCTGTTCGTCGAGACCAATCCCGCCCCGGTGAAGTCCGCCCTGGAGACGCTCGGATTCCTCCGCGATGGATTGCGCCTGCCGCTCGTGCCGGTCAGCGCCGAGAACCGGCGGTTGATTCGCAGGACCCTCCGTGAGACGGGCGTCCTTCGCGGCGCGCGCTGA